The proteins below are encoded in one region of Clostridium pasteurianum DSM 525 = ATCC 6013:
- a CDS encoding 2-hydroxyacid dehydrogenase: MKPRVYVAKHFSKEVISYIENYCECEVWEGEGEISREELLEKIEDKNGVILTSIKIDKEFLDRAPNLKVVSNMSVGYDNFDLDIMKSRNIIGTNTPEVLDNSVADLVFGLMLSSARRIVECDKYLREGKWKSQYDESYYGIDVYGKTLGIIGMGRIGEAIAKRAKFGFDMNVFYHNRSRKLETEGNLGVKYLDLQELLKRSDFVVLMTPLTRETYRLMGADEFRVMKETAIFINASRGQTVDEKALIEALKSGQIRAAGLDVYEKEPIDINNELINLNNVVILPHLGSATFETRNSMAKLSSENMVKALIGERVPNIVKELKE, from the coding sequence ATGAAACCTAGAGTATATGTGGCAAAACATTTTTCAAAGGAAGTAATTAGCTATATTGAAAATTATTGTGAATGTGAAGTGTGGGAAGGCGAAGGAGAAATTTCAAGAGAAGAACTTTTAGAGAAGATAGAAGATAAAAATGGAGTAATACTAACTTCAATAAAAATTGACAAGGAATTTTTAGATAGAGCACCTAATTTAAAGGTTGTAAGTAATATGTCTGTTGGTTATGATAATTTTGATTTAGATATTATGAAATCAAGGAATATAATTGGTACCAACACTCCTGAAGTACTTGATAATAGTGTGGCAGATTTAGTGTTTGGACTTATGCTATCTTCAGCTCGTAGAATTGTGGAATGTGATAAATATCTAAGAGAAGGTAAATGGAAATCTCAATATGATGAAAGTTATTATGGAATTGATGTATATGGTAAGACACTAGGCATAATAGGTATGGGGAGAATCGGAGAAGCTATTGCTAAAAGGGCTAAATTTGGTTTTGATATGAATGTATTTTATCATAATAGGAGTAGGAAATTAGAAACTGAGGGAAATTTAGGAGTAAAATATTTAGATTTACAAGAACTTTTAAAAAGATCAGACTTTGTAGTTTTGATGACGCCTCTTACAAGAGAAACTTATAGACTTATGGGAGCTGATGAATTTAGAGTGATGAAAGAAACTGCAATATTTATTAATGCATCCAGAGGTCAAACTGTAGATGAAAAGGCATTAATTGAAGCACTAAAGTCTGGACAGATAAGAGCTGCTGGATTAGATGTATATGAAAAGGAACCTATTGATATTAATAATGAACTTATCAATTTGAATAATGTAGTTATTCTTCCGCATCTTGGGTCAGCTACCTTTGAAACGCGTAATAGTATGGCAAAACTCAGTTCAGAAAATATGGTAAAAGCACTAATAGGAGAAAGGGTACCCAATATAGTTAAAGAACTTAAAGAATAG
- the sigI gene encoding RNA polymerase sigma-I factor, with the protein MFLKRSLEDRVEKAKIDQKELNKLIEVYKPFIANILYKKKGKFLQYGCDDELTIGMMAFKEAVEAYDKKKGKFLSFAKHVISLRSIDHYRKNEKMKDKIWLPIVTQSDDKSENSVMDDESIKKYEYEKENELRRLEISEYKKELKKWDIEFADLLRTCPKQDRLKKVYKEIAQFIIMDSKILNRLIITKRLPIKEIQGNMLIHRKKIERGRLYIIALVIALKGDYDLIREYIIN; encoded by the coding sequence ATGTTTTTAAAAAGATCACTTGAGGATAGAGTTGAAAAGGCTAAAATAGATCAAAAAGAATTAAATAAATTAATTGAGGTATATAAGCCATTTATAGCAAATATTTTATACAAGAAAAAAGGCAAATTTTTACAATATGGATGCGATGATGAACTTACCATTGGAATGATGGCTTTTAAAGAAGCAGTTGAAGCCTATGATAAGAAAAAAGGAAAGTTTTTATCTTTTGCTAAACATGTTATTAGCCTTAGAAGTATAGATCATTATAGAAAAAATGAAAAAATGAAAGATAAAATTTGGTTACCTATAGTTACTCAATCTGATGATAAATCTGAAAATAGTGTCATGGATGATGAATCTATAAAAAAATATGAATATGAAAAAGAAAATGAGCTTAGAAGATTAGAAATATCAGAGTACAAAAAAGAATTAAAAAAGTGGGACATAGAGTTTGCGGATTTACTAAGGACATGCCCTAAACAAGATAGACTTAAAAAAGTTTATAAAGAGATAGCTCAATTTATTATAATGGATTCAAAAATACTAAATAGATTGATAATTACAAAGAGATTGCCTATAAAAGAAATTCAGGGAAATATGCTAATACATAGAAAGAAAATAGAAAGAGGAAGATTATATATTATTGCTCTTGTAATAGCTTTAAAGGGTGATTACGATTTGATAAGGGAATATATTATAAATTAA
- the infC gene encoding translation initiation factor IF-3 produces MLYINKNLILNENIKNREIRLSGEDSRIIRTDEALKMARERDLDLVMVSPNAKPPVCKIMDYSKYLYEQSKKLKLAKKNQKVVVLKEVRLSPTIEDHDINIKANNAKKFLSNGDKVKVSIRFRGRQNNNTQMGKKVLEAFVDKIGELGTIEKAPQLEGRNMFMILGPKK; encoded by the coding sequence GTGTTATATATCAATAAAAATTTAATTTTGAACGAAAATATTAAAAACAGGGAAATAAGATTATCCGGAGAGGATAGTCGTATAATCAGAACAGATGAAGCTCTTAAAATGGCCAGAGAAAGAGATTTAGATTTAGTTATGGTTTCCCCCAATGCAAAACCACCTGTATGCAAAATTATGGACTATAGCAAATATCTATATGAGCAATCCAAGAAATTAAAATTAGCTAAAAAGAATCAAAAGGTCGTAGTTCTAAAAGAAGTGAGATTAAGCCCTACCATCGAAGATCATGATATAAATATAAAAGCCAATAATGCTAAAAAATTTTTATCAAATGGTGACAAAGTTAAAGTTTCTATAAGATTTAGAGGTAGACAAAACAACAACACTCAAATGGGTAAAAAAGTTTTAGAGGCATTTGTAGATAAAATAGGTGAATTAGGCACAATTGAAAAAGCTCCTCAATTAGAAGGTCGAAATATGTTTATGATATTAGGCCCTAAAAAATAG
- a CDS encoding DUF441 domain-containing protein yields the protein MEANIILVIILAISIIGKANSVSVAVAFLLILKLLNIQKYILPVLDSKGIFWALVILIATILIPIANGSISFINIKGNLISVVGITALLLSFFTTYLSGLGLKYLTVQGHGDVMPALILGSIAAAAFLGGVPVGPLITSGLLALVMKVFHKG from the coding sequence TTGGAAGCCAATATTATATTAGTTATTATATTAGCTATATCAATAATAGGGAAAGCTAATTCTGTATCAGTTGCGGTTGCCTTTCTTTTAATCCTTAAGCTTTTAAATATTCAGAAATATATTTTGCCAGTCCTAGATAGTAAGGGCATATTTTGGGCATTAGTTATACTTATAGCAACTATACTTATTCCAATTGCCAATGGAAGTATAAGCTTTATTAACATAAAGGGAAATCTTATATCTGTAGTAGGGATAACTGCGCTTTTGCTATCTTTTTTTACCACTTATCTAAGTGGGTTGGGATTAAAGTATCTAACCGTTCAAGGGCATGGGGACGTGATGCCAGCACTTATTTTAGGTTCAATAGCAGCAGCTGCTTTCTTAGGAGGAGTTCCTGTAGGTCCGCTTATTACTTCGGGATTACTTGCTTTAGTTATGAAGGTATTTCATAAAGGATAG
- a CDS encoding response regulator transcription factor, with translation MNNKILIIEDDISISEMVKNYLKKEGFIATTACNGEDGIAVFLKDNFDLIVLDLMMPKLDGIETIKIIREKSSVPILIMSAKDSDVDKAIGLGFGADDYITKPFSMIEISARIKAAIRRSTKYSNNKQEIQIIKIGNLTVDLNNFLVSKNGQTIQLTSKEFDILKLFIKNPNRVFTKAQIYNLIWEDDYFGDENVINVHMRRLREKIEDNPSKPQYIKTLWGIGYKLEVN, from the coding sequence ATGAATAACAAAATTTTAATTATTGAAGATGATATATCTATTAGTGAAATGGTAAAGAATTATTTAAAAAAGGAAGGATTTATAGCAACAACTGCTTGTAATGGCGAAGATGGAATTGCTGTATTTTTAAAGGACAATTTTGATTTAATTGTTCTTGATTTAATGATGCCAAAATTAGACGGCATAGAAACTATAAAAATAATTAGAGAAAAAAGTTCAGTGCCTATTTTAATTATGTCTGCAAAGGATAGCGATGTAGATAAAGCTATAGGTCTAGGTTTTGGAGCTGATGATTATATTACTAAGCCTTTTTCTATGATTGAAATTTCTGCAAGAATTAAAGCAGCTATTAGAAGATCAACAAAATATTCTAATAATAAGCAAGAAATACAAATCATTAAAATTGGAAACCTTACCGTTGATTTAAATAATTTTTTAGTCAGTAAAAATGGTCAAACTATACAACTTACTTCAAAAGAATTTGATATTCTAAAATTATTCATTAAAAATCCTAATAGAGTGTTTACCAAGGCTCAAATCTACAATTTAATTTGGGAAGATGATTACTTTGGAGATGAGAATGTAATTAATGTACATATGCGAAGATTAAGAGAAAAGATAGAGGATAATCCATCAAAGCCTCAATATATAAAGACCTTGTGGGGAATAGGCTACAAACTGGAGGTAAATTAA
- a CDS encoding sensor histidine kinase has translation MTILLFIVIFVLICIILFQYRLQNKRTKNLQYIQSKLQKIILHGADEKLLVVTDENELKGLLVEINNLLDYNQKILSDYRKKEIAMRKMLSNISHDLKTPLTVVLGYIETIKLDKAIENKEKDILLSKVHDKTLEIIELMNKFFDLAKLESGDKDIGITRINMNEVCRKNILDFYEILNTKGFKVNIDIPQVNIYALGNIEALDRIMSNLISNAIKYGSDGKVIGLNLNCDDDFTYVEIWDRGKGIDENEIDKVFERMYTLEDSRNSSFQGSGLGLTITKRLVEKMGGKILLNSKPNEKTSFIIKLKRLTY, from the coding sequence ATGACCATTTTATTATTCATAGTTATTTTCGTCTTAATTTGTATAATACTTTTTCAATACAGGCTTCAAAATAAACGAACTAAAAATTTACAATACATTCAAAGCAAGCTGCAAAAAATTATTCTTCATGGTGCTGATGAAAAACTTTTAGTTGTTACTGATGAAAATGAACTAAAGGGATTATTAGTAGAAATCAATAATCTTTTAGATTACAACCAAAAGATACTGTCAGACTACAGAAAAAAAGAAATAGCTATGAGAAAAATGCTTTCAAATATTTCCCACGATTTGAAAACTCCTCTTACTGTTGTATTAGGATATATAGAAACTATAAAGTTGGACAAGGCTATTGAAAATAAGGAAAAAGATATATTGCTTTCTAAAGTACACGATAAAACTCTTGAAATAATTGAACTTATGAATAAATTTTTTGATCTGGCAAAACTGGAATCAGGAGATAAGGATATTGGTATCACCAGAATTAATATGAATGAGGTTTGCAGAAAAAATATATTAGATTTTTATGAAATTTTAAATACCAAAGGTTTTAAAGTGAATATTGATATTCCCCAAGTTAACATTTATGCATTAGGAAATATTGAGGCTCTTGATAGAATAATGAGCAATTTGATTTCCAATGCCATTAAATATGGAAGTGATGGTAAAGTTATAGGATTAAATTTAAACTGTGATGATGACTTTACCTATGTAGAGATCTGGGATAGAGGTAAGGGTATTGATGAAAATGAGATAGATAAAGTTTTTGAAAGAATGTATACCCTTGAGGATTCGAGAAATAGCTCCTTTCAAGGCAGTGGTTTAGGACTTACCATAACCAAAAGACTTGTAGAAAAAATGGGAGGAAAAATTCTTCTTAATAGTAAACCAAATGAGAAAACTTCCTTTATTATTAAATTAAAAAGATTAACTTATTAA
- a CDS encoding ABC transporter ATP-binding protein produces MNYILRTINLTKTFKEKQAVSNVNMNIKKGEIYGFLGPNGAGKTTIMKMITNLIKPTLGEIEIFGDKLTNKSYEILKRMGAIIEYPVFYDKLTTRENLELHCEYMGYYDKNQIDKVLNMVNLNGINGKAVKDLSLGMKQRLGIARAIITKPQLLILDEPINGLDPIGIKEVRNLLKMLNEEYGITILISSHILGEIEQIADTIGVLNNGRLIEEVTMDSIRQLNTDYIEIITRDCTTAAYILENTLNISNFKIIDNNLIRIYDLKVSQSDISKTLILKGVNIEAINKKNSSLEDHFLKILNGGGINA; encoded by the coding sequence ATGAATTATATATTAAGAACTATAAACTTGACAAAGACCTTCAAGGAAAAACAGGCTGTATCCAATGTAAATATGAATATTAAAAAAGGTGAGATATATGGTTTTTTGGGACCTAATGGCGCTGGTAAAACCACTATTATGAAGATGATTACTAATCTAATCAAGCCTACTCTTGGAGAAATTGAAATCTTTGGTGACAAGCTTACCAATAAGTCCTATGAGATACTAAAAAGAATGGGAGCTATCATTGAATATCCTGTATTTTATGATAAACTCACCACAAGAGAGAACCTAGAGCTTCACTGTGAATATATGGGATATTATGACAAAAATCAAATTGACAAGGTTTTAAATATGGTAAATTTAAATGGTATCAACGGCAAAGCAGTGAAGGATTTGTCACTAGGGATGAAGCAACGACTTGGAATTGCCAGGGCAATTATAACTAAACCACAGCTGTTAATCCTAGATGAGCCAATTAACGGACTTGACCCCATTGGCATTAAGGAAGTTAGAAATCTATTAAAAATGTTAAATGAAGAATATGGAATAACAATATTGATATCAAGTCATATTCTGGGCGAGATTGAACAAATAGCTGATACCATAGGCGTATTAAACAATGGCAGGCTAATAGAAGAAGTCACCATGGATAGCATAAGGCAACTTAATACTGATTATATAGAAATAATTACTAGAGATTGTACAACGGCAGCTTATATTTTAGAAAATACCCTAAACATTTCAAACTTTAAGATTATAGATAATAACTTAATAAGGATATATGACTTAAAGGTATCTCAAAGTGATATTTCAAAGACCTTAATTTTAAAGGGAGTTAATATTGAAGCCATTAATAAGAAAAATAGTTCTTTAGAAGATCATTTCTTAAAAATATTAAATGGAGGTGGCATAAATGCTTAA
- a CDS encoding ABC transporter permease: MLKLMKLEMKKIKMSGYIKGALLANLIILAFLVLVTFASKSDGDIAFKGYSEMFLITGTFVRGTFSIFAAVLISRLIIGEYTNKTITLMFMYPIKRKHIMLAKLTIVIIFTFISMVISNIFSNFCMYFFNAFAKLFTDTLTVDMVAQNIISIFVYSIGYSFLSLIPIYVGMKRKSTSATIVTSIILTSILNGSFNGSSLSSIIIIPLILGIVGAVISYISIKDVEDADVVN, encoded by the coding sequence ATGCTTAAATTAATGAAGCTTGAAATGAAAAAAATTAAAATGAGTGGCTATATAAAAGGAGCCCTACTTGCAAATTTAATTATTCTAGCATTTTTAGTTTTAGTTACTTTCGCTTCAAAATCCGACGGGGATATAGCTTTTAAAGGTTACAGCGAAATGTTTTTAATTACTGGCACTTTTGTAAGAGGTACCTTTTCAATCTTCGCAGCAGTACTAATTTCAAGATTAATAATTGGTGAATATACAAATAAAACTATCACCCTCATGTTTATGTATCCAATAAAGAGAAAACATATTATGCTTGCAAAGTTAACTATTGTAATCATATTTACCTTTATATCCATGGTCATATCAAATATTTTTTCAAATTTTTGTATGTATTTTTTTAATGCATTTGCCAAATTATTCACTGACACATTAACAGTAGATATGGTAGCGCAAAATATAATTAGTATTTTCGTATATTCAATAGGGTACAGCTTTTTAAGTCTAATTCCCATATATGTTGGTATGAAAAGAAAATCCACCTCTGCTACAATTGTAACTTCAATAATATTAACCAGTATATTAAACGGCAGTTTTAATGGTAGCTCCTTAAGTTCAATTATTATTATTCCACTTATTTTAGGCATTGTAGGAGCAGTTATTTCCTATATATCAATAAAAGATGTAGAAGATGCAGATGTAGTTAATTGA
- a CDS encoding RNA polymerase sigma factor codes for MINMFLKKKSKRELFKEMYEKIFQYIYSFVYSRLAGRVDSVEDIVQNVFMSAMNSIDGFKGKSSYRTWLCEIARYKVMDYYRKEVSFEAIEYMDEINNVDSSLSLEDIVINEETKAIVIKILNKLPSIYKFVLILKYIDNYSVKEIADIFQRTLKAIDGILQRGKIQFKNEFLKLKGADFYER; via the coding sequence ATGATAAATATGTTTTTAAAAAAGAAATCAAAAAGGGAGTTATTCAAAGAAATGTATGAAAAAATTTTTCAATATATTTATTCTTTTGTATATTCTAGACTTGCAGGTAGAGTAGATAGTGTTGAAGATATTGTTCAAAATGTATTTATGTCAGCTATGAATTCTATAGATGGATTTAAGGGAAAAAGTTCTTATAGAACATGGCTCTGTGAGATTGCCAGATATAAAGTTATGGACTATTACAGAAAGGAAGTTTCCTTTGAAGCAATTGAGTACATGGATGAGATAAATAATGTAGATAGCAGCTTGAGCTTAGAGGATATAGTTATTAATGAAGAGACAAAAGCCATTGTGATAAAGATTTTAAATAAACTTCCATCAATTTATAAATTTGTTCTTATTTTAAAATATATAGATAATTATAGTGTGAAAGAAATAGCTGATATTTTTCAGAGGACGCTCAAGGCAATAGATGGAATTCTTCAAAGGGGAAAAATACAGTTTAAGAATGAATTTTTAAAGCTAAAAGGAGCTGATTTTTATGAAAGATGA
- a CDS encoding Fic family protein, protein MKSFENNRLNNITLPMNLVRMLTYINEYKGKQELYKRQSPQILNTLKEVAIIQSTESSNRIEGIYTSNKRLQEIVNNKVEPRDRSESEIAGYRDVLNTIHSSYDAIPVNSSVILQLHRDLYKFLPVRGGSYKNVNNVIEEILPDGSKYIRFKPVDAFYTPMYMEKLCDEYRKISIKGEVEPLVYIGSFILDFLCIHPFNDGNGRISRLITLLLLYQSGFEVGRFISIEKIIEESKETYYEALNKSSMLWHDGKHNLEIWLEYFLGVILKSYKQLEERVGYVTNVKGGKSQRIEKAIEGKLGYFTKGEIRNICPDVAEATINRVFDKLKAEGKIEVVGKGRSAKWKKLY, encoded by the coding sequence GTGAAATCTTTTGAAAATAATAGATTAAATAATATAACTTTACCTATGAATTTGGTAAGAATGCTAACATATATAAATGAATATAAAGGAAAACAGGAGTTGTATAAAAGGCAATCGCCTCAAATACTGAATACTTTAAAAGAAGTAGCAATAATACAAAGCACAGAATCCTCAAATAGGATTGAAGGTATATATACTTCTAATAAAAGATTGCAAGAAATAGTAAATAACAAGGTTGAACCAAGAGATAGAAGTGAAAGTGAGATAGCAGGTTATAGAGATGTATTAAATACTATACATAGCTCATATGATGCAATCCCTGTAAATTCGTCAGTGATTTTGCAGCTCCACAGAGATTTGTATAAGTTTTTACCTGTAAGAGGAGGAAGCTATAAGAATGTAAATAATGTTATTGAAGAAATATTGCCTGATGGTAGTAAGTACATAAGGTTTAAGCCTGTTGATGCATTTTATACACCTATGTATATGGAGAAGCTTTGTGATGAATACAGGAAGATAAGCATAAAAGGAGAAGTTGAACCACTTGTTTACATAGGGTCTTTTATTTTAGATTTTTTATGTATACACCCATTTAATGATGGTAATGGAAGAATATCTAGGTTAATCACACTTCTATTACTATATCAAAGTGGTTTTGAAGTGGGAAGATTTATAAGTATAGAGAAAATTATTGAAGAAAGTAAAGAAACTTATTACGAAGCATTAAATAAATCATCTATGCTCTGGCATGATGGAAAGCACAACTTAGAAATATGGCTGGAATACTTTTTGGGAGTAATATTAAAATCATATAAACAATTAGAAGAAAGAGTAGGGTATGTAACTAATGTAAAAGGAGGTAAAAGTCAAAGAATAGAAAAAGCTATTGAAGGAAAACTTGGGTATTTTACTAAGGGAGAAATAAGAAATATATGCCCTGATGTTGCAGAAGCTACTATTAATAGAGTTTTCGATAAATTAAAAGCTGAAGGGAAAATTGAAGTTGTTGGTAAAGGCAGAAGTGCTAAATGGAAAAAACTTTATTGA
- a CDS encoding TetR/AcrR family transcriptional regulator, with product MQTNRKNVSKEIIIETTLRLIEEKGGIKDVNLREIAKNIGCAHTNLYNYFNSLDEIFWEALGQVLLKMIDYVDVNLAYETDPEEKLYLALSNIIDFSMDHPGWYRLIWLEAIDGTPSSEVNEILHLPTRGFNAMLIKLSNNKLSEERANLIGDILMTYLHGELCKWINNRSFKNSRSETKMSVFSNLKYLYKLLIQREEDKA from the coding sequence ATGCAAACAAATAGAAAAAATGTAAGTAAAGAAATCATAATAGAAACTACATTGCGTTTAATTGAAGAAAAAGGTGGAATTAAAGATGTAAATTTAAGAGAAATCGCCAAAAATATCGGATGTGCCCACACAAATTTATATAACTATTTCAACAGTCTTGATGAAATCTTCTGGGAAGCACTTGGGCAAGTCCTGCTTAAAATGATTGATTATGTAGATGTTAATTTAGCTTATGAAACTGATCCAGAAGAGAAATTATATTTGGCATTATCAAATATAATTGATTTTTCAATGGACCATCCTGGCTGGTATAGACTTATATGGCTGGAAGCTATAGATGGAACTCCCTCCTCTGAAGTCAATGAAATATTACATTTACCGACCCGAGGATTTAACGCAATGCTTATAAAATTAAGCAATAATAAACTTTCAGAAGAAAGAGCAAATTTAATTGGTGATATCCTAATGACTTATTTACATGGCGAATTATGTAAATGGATTAATAATCGAAGTTTTAAAAACAGCAGATCGGAAACAAAAATGAGTGTATTTTCAAACCTTAAATATCTATATAAATTGTTAATTCAAAGGGAGGAAGATAAAGCATGA
- a CDS encoding FtsX-like permease family protein — protein sequence MTLFKLGVQNIKHNFRSYFSYFISTLFSVFMLFMFYSIYYNKQMEAFSNGRVKVYTIFKAASIVVIIFSALFIWYANSFFIKSRKKEMALYSILGMKKKEIGTLLFCENMFLGILSIIIGLPLGVIASKFLLQLLVNIMKVRVVVQYTVESRAVIATTLIFIALFLFNSIKAYGVIYKFRLIELLSAEKEAEKAPEGSKIMALLSVIMIFSGYFIAYTKLLQGGSKMMYFGLLVLILVVSGTYILFNNFIVILFNRLKKNKKLYYKGENLISISQILYRIKANSNLLSTIAVISAVAITAISFTFSTYMSLEQVPTFNSPFSLMYTGGDETLNNKVEKIINKHSETKVTYRSDIVMINGKGLTSKYKGPYGKDLKAPFDVYIISRSEYNEILNNSELNKAIDGLEIVKDLKFTKDNQCFFIEVSNDAKRGRLKGEKVKVETNGNSSDLDIIDSDTKGVVGASLQKTTLVVADSAFNKLLNTNKENTTVIRGYTLDNSLNSGKLVSELSHVIPEDKYFNSFYGAYTNTYKLMGSYVFIGMFLGILFVLSTGSILYYKQLTEAYADKGRYNILRKIGAGKKETRNTVVKQLALIYGLPLLVGIFHSAAALCVYIKYMDVTKAVVEGVLAMAAVYTVIYLCYYALSVKAYMKIVSSK from the coding sequence GTGACATTGTTTAAGCTTGGTGTTCAGAATATCAAACACAATTTTAGAAGTTATTTTTCATACTTTATTAGTACTTTATTTTCTGTTTTCATGCTTTTTATGTTCTATTCCATTTACTATAACAAGCAGATGGAGGCTTTTAGTAATGGAAGAGTAAAGGTCTATACCATATTTAAAGCAGCCTCTATTGTAGTTATAATTTTCTCAGCTCTTTTTATTTGGTATGCCAACAGCTTTTTTATAAAAAGCAGAAAGAAGGAAATGGCTTTATACTCTATTCTTGGTATGAAAAAGAAGGAAATAGGTACCCTTCTATTCTGCGAAAATATGTTTCTTGGCATATTGTCAATTATTATAGGTCTACCCTTAGGTGTTATAGCATCAAAATTTCTCCTTCAGCTGCTTGTCAATATTATGAAAGTCCGTGTTGTTGTGCAATACACCGTTGAAAGCAGGGCAGTTATTGCTACAACTTTAATATTTATAGCTTTGTTCTTATTTAATTCAATTAAGGCATATGGGGTAATATATAAGTTCAGGCTCATTGAACTTTTAAGTGCAGAAAAGGAAGCTGAAAAGGCTCCTGAAGGATCAAAAATTATGGCACTCCTGTCTGTTATAATGATCTTCAGCGGTTATTTCATTGCTTATACTAAGCTACTTCAAGGCGGAAGTAAAATGATGTATTTTGGACTCCTTGTATTGATATTAGTAGTTTCAGGAACCTATATTTTGTTTAATAATTTTATTGTAATACTGTTTAATAGGTTGAAAAAAAATAAGAAACTATATTACAAAGGAGAGAATCTTATAAGTATTTCTCAGATACTATATAGAATAAAGGCAAATTCCAATCTTCTTTCCACCATAGCAGTAATTTCCGCCGTTGCAATTACTGCAATAAGTTTTACCTTCAGCACATATATGTCACTGGAACAAGTTCCAACATTTAACTCACCTTTTTCTCTAATGTATACAGGCGGAGATGAAACTTTAAACAATAAAGTAGAAAAAATAATAAATAAACACAGTGAAACAAAAGTTACCTATAGGTCAGATATTGTGATGATTAATGGGAAAGGACTAACATCAAAGTATAAAGGACCCTATGGTAAAGATTTAAAGGCACCTTTTGATGTTTATATAATTTCAAGAAGTGAATACAATGAAATTTTGAATAATTCAGAACTTAATAAGGCAATTGATGGTTTGGAGATAGTTAAGGATCTGAAATTTACAAAGGATAATCAATGCTTTTTTATTGAAGTAAGTAATGATGCTAAAAGAGGAAGATTGAAGGGGGAGAAGGTTAAGGTTGAGACTAATGGTAATTCCTCTGATTTAGATATTATAGATTCCGATACGAAAGGTGTAGTAGGAGCCAGCTTACAAAAAACAACTCTTGTGGTTGCAGATAGTGCTTTCAACAAATTACTTAATACAAATAAGGAAAATACTACAGTAATAAGAGGATACACTTTGGATAATTCACTTAACTCTGGAAAGCTTGTTTCTGAATTAAGTCATGTAATTCCTGAAGATAAATACTTTAATTCTTTTTATGGTGCTTATACTAATACGTATAAGCTGATGGGCAGCTATGTATTTATAGGGATGTTTCTTGGTATTTTGTTTGTACTTTCCACAGGAAGCATACTTTATTATAAGCAACTGACAGAAGCATATGCAGATAAAGGAAGATATAATATATTAAGAAAAATAGGTGCCGGTAAAAAAGAAACAAGAAATACAGTCGTTAAACAACTTGCACTAATCTATGGATTGCCTCTTTTAGTAGGTATATTTCACAGTGCTGCGGCTTTGTGTGTATACATTAAATACATGGATGTAACTAAAGCTGTAGTAGAAGGTGTTCTGGCAATGGCAGCAGTCTATACTGTAATTTATTTATGTTATTATGCGCTTTCTGTTAAAGCATATATGAAAATTGTTAGTTCAAAATAA